CTGCCACGGCATGGGCGTGGCCGAGGAGCTCCACGTCACCAGCCACCAGGAATTCCTGCAGCTGCTGAAGGCGGCCGGCCTGCCGGTCGCCGCCGAGACGCGGACGTTCGAAACCATCGACGAGGTGCTGGCCTTCATCGAACACTGGGGCGAGCACCGCCACGACCCCACGTACGAGATCGACGGCGTCGTCGTGAAGGTCGACGACTTCGGCCACCAGCGACGGCTGGGCTCGACGAGCAGCGCGCCGCGCTGGGCGATCGCCTACAAGTACCCCCCCGAGGAGCAGCAGACGGTGCTGCGCGACATCCTCGTCAACGTTGGCCGCACCGGCAAGGTCACGCCGTTCGCCTCCTTCGATCCCGTCCTGGTGGCGGGATCGACGCTGCAGCTGGCGACCCTGCACAACGAGGACCAGGCGCGCGCGAAGGACGTCCGGCCCGGCGACACCATCATCGTCCGCAAGGCCGGCGACGTGATCCCCGAGGTCGTCGGCTACGTCCCCGCCAGGCGGCCGCCCGAGGTCGAGGCGGCGGGGCCCTGGCAGATGCCCGACACCTGCCCGTTCTGCGGGCAGCCGATCGAGCGCCTCGATGGCGAGGCCGCGAGCTACTGCTCGAACATCGACTGCCCCAACCGCCTGCTCGAGTCGCTCGCCCACTACGCGGGCCGTGGTGCGCTGGACATCGACGGGATGGGTTACGAGACGGCGCGGATCCTGCTCGACACGGGTCTGGTCACCAACATCGCGGACCTGTACCGGCTGGATGCCGACGACCTGCTCGCACTCGACGGCTTCGGCGAGAAGAAGGTCAGGATGCTGCTCGACGGCATCGAGCGGTCGAAGCAGCAGCCGCTCGAGCGCCTGCTGATCGGACTGAACATCCGCCACGTCGGCGGGACGACCGCCCGTCTGCTCGCGCGTGTGTTCGGGGATCTCGCGTCCCTGCGTGCCGCAGACGTCGAGGACATCGCGGCCGTCAACGGCATCGGCCGGATCATCGCCGAGGCGGTCGTCGCCTTCTTCGCGAACGAGCGCAACGCCGCCCTGGTCGACGAGCTCGTCGAGCTCGGCGTGCGAACCACGACGGATCGTGTCGCC
This region of Euzebyales bacterium genomic DNA includes:
- the ligA gene encoding NAD-dependent DNA ligase LigA translates to MVDADLRREVAELRAELERHRYRYYVLSDPEVTDAAFDAMLQRLRGIEEQHPELDDPSSPTHLVGAPPSGAFATVRHEQRMLSLDNVFAEDGLREWAERVERNLEGTTPRWTCELKIDGVAISVRYERGFFVRAVTRGDGDTGEDVSANVREIAGIPGVLNLGDPPAVLEVRGEIHYPVARFEAMNAAREEAGEPRFANPRNAASGALRQKDPRITATRPLALICHGMGVAEELHVTSHQEFLQLLKAAGLPVAAETRTFETIDEVLAFIEHWGEHRHDPTYEIDGVVVKVDDFGHQRRLGSTSSAPRWAIAYKYPPEEQQTVLRDILVNVGRTGKVTPFASFDPVLVAGSTLQLATLHNEDQARAKDVRPGDTIIVRKAGDVIPEVVGYVPARRPPEVEAAGPWQMPDTCPFCGQPIERLDGEAASYCSNIDCPNRLLESLAHYAGRGALDIDGMGYETARILLDTGLVTNIADLYRLDADDLLALDGFGEKKVRMLLDGIERSKQQPLERLLIGLNIRHVGGTTARLLARVFGDLASLRAADVEDIAAVNGIGRIIAEAVVAFFANERNAALVDELVELGVRTTTDRVAVERTLEGWTIVLTGGLEGYTRDEAKRAVEDRGGKVTSSVSKKTSAVVVGSDAGSKADRA